From bacterium:
GTGCTGCAGCCAGTTGTTGCGGTCACATCCATTCAATTCACAGGTTCATGAGGTACATCCATGAGACATGTTACCCGATCCGCAGCCAGGCGGAGCTTTGTCGCTGCCCTGGTTGCCATCGTGCTTCTCGCACTTGGGACGCCGAGCGCGATCCATGCACAGGGAGCGTATTCATTAGCAACAGTTCCCACAGGGAACACATCGACATCGTCGAACTCCTTCATTTCCTTTGATATCACAGCGCATCAGGCAGTCCGTCTGTACCGCTTCTGGAATCTTTTTTCTGGAACGGGATCGACGCTGGTCGATATCTGGGCACATCCCAATGGCTACGTCAACCAGAACACGGGTTGGATTCACCTCGGCCGTACAACGGTGACAGTGACACAAACATCCACTCCCACCGAGATTCCCATCAATCTCGATTTCCTCATTCAGCCGAATGAGAAGTGGGGCTTTATTATTTCAAATCACACGATTTCGGTCAAGTACAACTCGAGCATCACACAGTCGAGCTTCACGGATTCGTACATGACCATTGACTGTGGCAGCCATTGCGCGGGTACAGGCACAGGCGATCCGACCACAGGAACCACCAGTTTTTCATTCAGCCTTTGTCCTCGTCAGATCAGCGGTATCGTGTATTATGATGAAGGCGCAACCGCTCCGAACGACGCAGGGATTTCCTCCATCGATTCACCACTGAACTTCTGCGCTGGTGTCCATGACGTGAGCGTGAGCATGCAGAACTTCGGTATCAACCAGATCACCTCCGCGACCATCAACTGGAAGCTCAACGGCGTGCCGCAGTCTCCGTACAGCTGGACGGGTTTGCTCGATACGCTCAATGCTGCATCACGTAAAACGTCCGTCACACTGGCGTCCATGAACTTTCTGCCGGGCATACCCTATACTATAGAAGCATGGACGAGCATGCCCAACGGGGTTGCAGATACGGTCAACAACAACGATACAACAATAGTCACACGGCAATCGGCGCTCTCGGGTACATTTACCATCGGAGGCAGTAATCCGGACTTCGCGGATTTCGATGCGGCACTTACGGTGCTGCATGACAACGGTCTGTGCGGTCCCGTCGTATTCAACGTGCGACCAGGGACCTACAATGAACAGGTTGCGATTGGTGGGGGACGAGGGACGGTAACCGGGACATCTTCGGTCAACACGGTGACCTTCCAGTCCGAAACCGGAAACCGTGCAGATGTAACGGTGAACTTCTACTCGCAGACCGGCAATCCCACCTTGTATATCAACAGTACGGACTGGCTGATCTTCCGAAACATGACCTTTACCGCCACCAATCCTTCCTACGCCATCGTGTTCTATTATCTGGGCGGATCGGACAACTGTACATTCGAGAATATCGATTTTATCAGTATGCCGGTTCTGACGACCTCCACGAATAACACGGTCATCTATTCTCCCAGCGGCTCGATTGACAACAACAACAGCTTCATCAACTGCAACATTGTCAACGGCAGCTACGGTATGTACATCTATGGAAGCGGTTCGACTGCAACCGAGGACAACACTCTTATTCAAAACTGCCGCTTCACCGGACAGTATTATCGTCCCGTCTACGCGTATTACCTGGGACAGACCAAATTCCTCGACAATACTGTCATCCAGGAAGCGAACAATACCTACACATACCACTACCCGGTCGCGTTCTATTACGGGTACAACTCGCAGATCGAGCGCAACACCATCATCTCGTACGGCGGTACATATTGCTACGGTGTGTATTTCTACTACGAGAATTACTACCAGAGTGGCAGCTCCCGCTTTGTCAACAACATGGTGACGCTGCTCGACTGTCCCCAGGTCTACTACGGTATGTATGCCTATAGGATGAGCAATACCCTGTTCGCCCACAACACGTTCTATACGAACACGCCGTACGCCAGCAGCTACCTGGTCTATGCACCGTATGCAGACGGAAGTGAGATCTACAACAACATCCTCTACCACGCTGGTGCCGGCTATTGCTGGTATGAAGTGGGAACGGGATATGTATCCGCCTCCGATTACAACCTGTGGTACTCGAATGGCAGCAGTCTGGCCTACTGGGGTGGGGCACGTGCAGACCTTGCAGCCTTGCAGGCCTACACCGGCATGGATGCTCATTCCATCACCAAATCCGTAACCTTCAAGGATGTGTATAACGGCGACCTGCATCTGGCGAGTCCTTCAGACGATGATACCGACATGTTCGGCCTGCTTCTTCCCTCGGTGACCGATGATATTGATCATGAAGCCCGCGTGCAGCCGTACAAGGGTGCAGATGAAGCCTGCTATATCACGCCCGGATCGGTGAACTACGATTTCGTTGACGCCAATGGCTATCCAGCGGCCTACGCGGAAGCGCCCGGAAGCATCGGATTGCATTATTCCGTTGCCTTCCCTGAGTTTGACGCCACGATCACCATGTCGGTCCGCTTCTACACCGTGCCTGGAGATCAGCTCGTCTATACCGCGACCTTGAACGCGCAGAAACAGTACGGCGTCACACTGGATGGCGTGCAGTACATCACACTGCCTTCCTCCCTGCAGCCCGGCACCTACAAGATCGAGGTGAACTTCTGGACGAAGAACAGCTGTGACGCGTACCGCAATTACATGCCGTATCCAAGCGCGTTGCTGGTCGTAGGTGAGGGACAGCAGCCCTGCGTCGTCTGGCCGGGTGATGTGAACAATGACGGCATCGTCAATTACACCGACCGTCGAGGACTGAACATGTACATTTACAATGCGAACCTGCGTACTACATGGCTCAGTGGTCCCGCCCGCTACCAGGCGGATTCCGAAACCAATCCCTTCACGTACCTCGAGTGGAAACCGCAGGCCGCGGCCCCGTGGTACACTCCCGAAGGATGTTACATGGATACCGATGGCAATGGTGTGGTCAACAACCTCGACTACATCGCCATGAAGCTGAACTGGGTGCAGACCACCCCATACTATACGGGCACGCCGAAAGCGGTCACCGCTGTAGCTGCCGGCTTCTCAATGGATCAGAACTACCCGAATCCATTCAATCCGACGACGATGATTCGCTTCGCCGTTCCCGAGCAATCGCATGTGCGCCTTGTGGTCACTGATGCGCTGGGACGCCAGGTGGCGGAGCTGGTCGACGGCAAGATCGAACAGGGTCTGCATGAAGTGCAGTTCGACGGTGCACAGCTCGCAAGCGGCACCTATATCGCGACCGTGACCATGACCGGCGTCGAGTCGGGCATGAGCTACACCAAGAATATCAAGATGGCGTTGAACAAATAGCACCATCCTGATTACCTCATGGAAGCGAAACGCCCCTCCTCGGAGGGGCGTTTCGTATAATCTGCAATCTGTAATCTGCGATCTGTATCCCCCCTCGTTCCGTCGCCGAAAATTTATTTCATCACCATCGTAACTTTTTATCCCTTACTGTGTCTTATGTTCGGCACCGTGACATTTGCTCTCATGAGCCACAAAGCAACTGTCTGACGGGGGCCGGAAGAGGGCGGGCTGATAGTGAGTATCACATACCGCAGGATTATCTGTCAAGGTTGGATAGAAGCGAGGCTTCGGCGCTCGTTGATATACTGTTGTTCCATCCAATATCTATGAGGTATGACATGCAAGTCTGTACGGGGGCGTCTCATGGGACGCGTACCACCATTTTATCATTGGCGATGGGGCTGATTTTGCTGTGCTCCGGCACGGCCACGGGATTGGCTCAGGGCGCATATTCGCTCGCAACATCGCCCACGGGTAGTACATCTACTTCCTCCGATTCGTTTATTTCATTCGACATTACTGCACATCAGGCGGTGCGTCTGTATCGGTTCTGGAATCTCTTTGCGGGTACGGGAACGACCACTGTGGATATCTGGGCGCGTCCAAACGGATTCGCGCAGGTGAATTCGGGATGGATTCATCTCGGCCGCAATACGGTTACGGTGACACAGACCTCCACTCCCACCGAAATCCCCATCAATCTCGATTTTCTTATCCAGGCGAATGAGAAATGGGGATTCATCATTTCTCATCATACGATTTCGGTGAAGTACCAGTCGAGTATAACACAGTCGAGCTACTCGGATTCTTACATGACGATCGACTGTGGAAATCACTGCGCGGGCACCGGCACCGGCGATCCCGCACTGGGCACGACCGCTTTCAATTTCAGCTTCTGTCCACGTCAGTACGCGGGCATCGTGTACTACGATGAGGGCGCGACCGCGCCGAATGACGCAGGAATCACCAGCATCGATTCGCCGCTCAATTTCTGTGCCGGGACGCACAATGTGGATGTAACGCTGCAGAATCTGGGAATCAACCAGATAACCTCGGCCACGATTAACTGGACGCTCAATGGCGTTCCGCAGACGCCGTACAACTGGACGGGTCTGCTCGATACACTGAACTCAGCAACCCGTAAGACCTCGGTCACCCTCGGCAGTCATCCCTTCCAGTCCGGTGTGCCGTATACCATTCAGGCATGGACGAGTATGCCAAACGGGGTTGCCGATACGGTGAACAATAACGATACCTGCACGGTAACACGGGAGGCCGCGCTCTCTGGCACCTTCACTATCGGGGGCGCTTCGCCGGACTACCCGGATTTCTCATCCGCTGTCGATGCACTGAACAATTACGGCCTGTGCGGACCCGTCGTCTTCAGGGTTCGGACCGGCACCTATAACGAACGATTTACGATGGGGGATATTGCGGGAAGCTCCGCTGTCAATACAGTGATTTTCGAGTCCGAGTCCGGAAACCGCGCTGATGTAGAATTGACATATACCAGCACCGGGACCGCCGACAACGGTATCATCGATCTGAATGGGGCGAGCTTCGTGACGTTCAGGAACATGACCGTCCGTGCGCAGGGCGGGAGTTATGCGCAGGCCCTCGTCATCCAGGGGACGTCAACCGACAACACATTCGAGGGCTGCGATCTTCTTGCACCTGTCGTTGGAACGACATCCACCAACGTCGCTGTCGTGTACTCTCCCTCCGGTTCCCTCAACCATCGCCACACATTCGATGACTGCGCCATTCGTGGTGGGTCGTATGGAATGTACCTGTACGGCAGTGGCACGACGTCAACGGAGGACGGACTGGTAGTCCGTGGCTGTGAATTCACGGATCAGTATTACACAGCGTATCGCGGATATTATTGCGGGGAAGTCACGTTCGTTGATAACTACGTGCATATCAACTCCTCGTACTCGAGTAAATACCTCGCGCAGTTCTACTACGGATACAACACCTCCATCGAGCGGAATACCTTCATCTCGGAGGGTGGTACGTACGGCTATGGACTGTACATCTACTATGACGGATACTACCAGACTGGCAGTTCGCGTTTCGTGAACAACATGGTCAGCGTCTTGAATACCACATCGACCACGTACGGTGTTCGTCCTTACAACGACTACGATATGTTTTTCGCGCACAATACCATTCATGTCAACAGCAGCTACGCGACCGCGTATGCCGTTTACACCTACAACGGGTCGAACAGCACTTATCTGAATAACATCATGTACAACACCGGTGCGGGACGCACATGGTACGTCAATGATCCGGGTGCGATTACGGAGTCTGATTACAATGTGCTGTACACGAATGGCAGTACGTTCGCGTACTGGTCGGGTGATCAGCCCGACTTCGCGTCGCTGCAGGCTGCCTCAGGAATGGATGCAAACTCGATATCAAAAACCATCACTTTCACGGATCTGATTTCCGGTGACCTGCACCTCGCGGCGCCGTCAGACGACGACTCCGACCTCTTTGGCACTCTGCTGTCTGCGGTGACAGAAGACATCGATCATGAAGCACGCGTGCAGCCCTACATCGGTGCTGATGAAGCATGCTATATCACCCCTGGTACGGTGAATTATGATTTCGTCGACGCATCAGGTTTCCCAGCAGCATTCGCGCAGGCACCGGGCAGCATCGGACTTCACTACTCCGTCGCCTTCCCGGAATTCGACGCAACGATTACCATGACGGTGAGCTTCTATACCGTGCCAGGAGATCAGCTCGCGTATACCACGACGGTAAACGCACAGAAACAGTACGGGATGACGCTGGACGGTGTACAGTACATCACGCTCCCTTCATCACTCCAGCCGGGCACTTACAAGATCGAGGTGAACTTCTGGACGAAGAACAGCTGCGACGCGTATCGGGATTACATGCCGTATCCAAGTGCGTTGCTGGTCGTAGGTGAGGGACAGCAGCCCTGCGTGGTGTGGCCGGGAGATGTGAACAATGACGGCATCGTAAACTATGCTGACCGTCGAGCATTGAACCTTTATATCTACAATGCCAACCTTCGCACGAGCTGGCTGAACGGTCCTGCCCGCTATCAGGCTGATGCGGAAACCAATCCCTTCACCTACCTCGAGTGGGAGCCACAGGCCGCAGCGCCATGGTTCACACCCGAAGGATGCTACATGGATACTGACGGTAATGGCGTTGTCAACAACATGGATTACATCGCCATGAAGCTGAACTGGGCGCAGACGACGCCGACCTATCCAGGGACGCCGAAATCCGGAGCCCCGGTTGCTGCCGGCTTCTCAATGGACCAGAATTACCCGAACCCCTTCAATCCGACGACAATGATTCGTTTCGCCGTTCCCGAGCAATCGCATGTGCGCCTTGTGGTCACTGATGCGCTGGGACGCCAGGTGGCGGAGCTGGTCGACGGCAAGATCGAACAGGGTCTGCATGAAGTGCAGTTCGACGGTGCACAGCTCGCAAGCGGCACCTATATCGCGACCGTGACCATGACCGGCGTCGAGTCGGGCATGAGCTACACCAAGAATATCAAGATGGCGTTGAACAAATAGCACCATCCTGATTACCTCATGGAAGCGAAACGCCCCTCCTCGGAGGGGCGTTTCGTATAATCTGCCATCTGTCATCTGCCATCTGATATCTGCAATTAATCCTCCTTGACCTTGGCGCGCATGCTGTCCCAGTACAGGTAGGCCGCGATGGCTGCAAAGGCGCCGATGGCGAGGAATTCCGCACCATCGCTCTCCGCCCAGACCCAGCCGAATTCGTGGTAGTTGATACCGAAGAATTTGAGGCCTGCACTGACCACGCCCATGATGGCGCCGCCGGCAATGAGTCCTGACGCGATCAGCGTGCCACGTTCGCGGCGCGCATTGTTCAGCTTTTCGTCCTTCGAGCGCGTGGAGACAAAATGCGCGATGATACCGCCGGCAAGAACCGGGGTATTCAGCTCGAGCGGCAGGTACATGCCAAGTGCGAAAGCAAGCGGCGGGATGTGAATGGATTCCAGTGTCAGCGCAAAGAGGGCGCCGGCAATATAGAGAACCCAGGGTGCGGGCTGATTGGACATGAGCGGTTTGATGACGGCCGCCATGGCATTCGCCTGCGGTGCGGGCAGTGCGTTTTCGCCAGTAAATCCGTACGTCGCATTGAGAAGGATGATCACACCACCCACCGAGGCCGCTGCGAGCAGTGTGCCGAGGAATTTCCATCGCTCCTGATGTTTGGGCGTATTACCCAGCCAGTAGCCAATTTTCAAATCCGTGATGAAGCCGCCCGCCATGGAGAGCGCCGTACAGACCACGCCGCCAATGATGAGAGCGGAGACCATTCCGGTGGGACCCGTGAGTCCGACCTGCACCAGGATGAACGACGAGACGATGAGCGTCATCAGTGTCATGCCGGAAACGGGGTTCGATCCGACGATGGCGATGGCGCGTGCGGCCACGGTGGTGAAGAGGAAAGCGATAATGGCAACGATGAGCAACCCGGTCAGCGCCTGACCGAAGTTTCCGGTCACGCCCTGCCAGAAAAAGACGAAAACGCTGAGAAGCACGACGACGATGAGGGAAACTATGGTCCCCATGGGAATGTCGGTGTCGGTGCGCTCAGCGGATTCCGCGTCGGATCCATGTTTCTTTCCGAAGATCTCGGAGGCGGCAAGTTTGAAAGCACCGCCGATAATTTTGCTGCTCTTGACGATGCCGATGATTCCGGCCATGGCGATTCCGCCGATGCCGAGATGACGGACGTAATGGAAGTAAATCGTGTAGGCGTCCATATCACTGATCAGCTGGGTGACACCCGTGCCGATCGGGACGGTGAGGGCTTGTCCGACATACGCGATAAGAGGCACGAGGACGAACCATGACAGGAAAGAGCCCGCTGCGATAATGGCGGCGTACTTGAGGCCGATGATATATCCGAGTCCCGTCACCGCCGCGAGGATGTTCATGCGGAATTCAATGCGCATATGTTCCGCGACATAATCGAGTCCGGGCAGAACCCTGGTGGAGAATGTTTCTTTCCAGAAGCCGAAGGTCGTAACCATGAAGTCATAGAATCCACCGACCGCGGATGCGAGCAGCAGTGTCTTCGCCTGATTGCCGCCGCTCTCGCCCGCGACCAGCACTTCTGTCGTTGCGGTCGCTTCGGGGAAGGGAAGCTGTCCGTGCATATCCTTGACGAAATACCGGCGGAAAGGAATCAGGTACACAATCCCCAGGAAGCCGCCGAACATGGAGGCAAGGAAGACATGCCAGAAATTCGCGGGGAGTTCGAGAATGTACAGTGCGGGAATGGTGAAAATGGCACCCGCAACCACGACACCACTTGCAGCACCGATGGATTGGATGATCACATTTTCCGACAGCGCGTTTTTGCGCTTTGTTGCAGTGGAAATACCGACAGCGATAATCGCAATCGGAATGGCGGCTTCAAACACCTGGCCGATTTTCAGTCCCAGGTACGCCGCGGCAGCAGAAAACAGCACCGAGAAAAAGAGTCCCCAGCCTACTGAGTACGGCGTAATTTCCCGCGGCGTAACCGTTGTCGGCACCACGGGCACATACTTCTCACCCGCCTCCAGCGGTGTGTATGCATTCTTTGGCAATTGTCGTGTGGTCGGTTGTTCCATACACTCTCCTGAACTGAATTGCTTGGCGGTGGGGGCGGGATCAGGTCCCAGATCGGAAAAAACTACTGAAATCTCCGCGATACCGCAAGAGCGCGAAGCAGACGCTCCGCGTCGCTTCGCGCGGCATTTCGTTCCGCGCTGCGGAACGAGGTCTTTGCCCCGGTGCCCGGAGCAGCTGTTTCGGCTCCGCTCCGCG
This genomic window contains:
- a CDS encoding oligopeptide transporter, OPT family — its product is MEQPTTRQLPKNAYTPLEAGEKYVPVVPTTVTPREITPYSVGWGLFFSVLFSAAAAYLGLKIGQVFEAAIPIAIIAVGISTATKRKNALSENVIIQSIGAASGVVVAGAIFTIPALYILELPANFWHVFLASMFGGFLGIVYLIPFRRYFVKDMHGQLPFPEATATTEVLVAGESGGNQAKTLLLASAVGGFYDFMVTTFGFWKETFSTRVLPGLDYVAEHMRIEFRMNILAAVTGLGYIIGLKYAAIIAAGSFLSWFVLVPLIAYVGQALTVPIGTGVTQLISDMDAYTIYFHYVRHLGIGGIAMAGIIGIVKSSKIIGGAFKLAASEIFGKKHGSDAESAERTDTDIPMGTIVSLIVVVLLSVFVFFWQGVTGNFGQALTGLLIVAIIAFLFTTVAARAIAIVGSNPVSGMTLMTLIVSSFILVQVGLTGPTGMVSALIIGGVVCTALSMAGGFITDLKIGYWLGNTPKHQERWKFLGTLLAAASVGGVIILLNATYGFTGENALPAPQANAMAAVIKPLMSNQPAPWVLYIAGALFALTLESIHIPPLAFALGMYLPLELNTPVLAGGIIAHFVSTRSKDEKLNNARRERGTLIASGLIAGGAIMGVVSAGLKFFGINYHEFGWVWAESDGAEFLAIGAFAAIAAYLYWDSMRAKVKED